One part of the Eucalyptus grandis isolate ANBG69807.140 chromosome 10, ASM1654582v1, whole genome shotgun sequence genome encodes these proteins:
- the LOC104422177 gene encoding FACT complex subunit SPT16, protein MGDHRSGNGQSINGKAAAAGPAYKIQLENFAKRLKTLYTHWNDHRNDLWGSSDVLAIAAPPNSEDLRYLKSSALNMWLLGYEFPETIMVFMKKQIHFLCSQKKADVLQPVERTAKEAVGVEVVIHVKARSDDGTALMEAIFSAVRSLSKEDGQQVPVVGYIAREAPEGKLLETWAEKLKAADFQLGDVTNGLSDLFAVKDDAELLNVKKAAHLTANVLKNYVVPKLENVIDEEKKVTHSSLMDETEKTILDPSRAKVKLKVDSIDICYPPIFQSGGEFDLRPSAASNDELLYYDSASVIICAVGSRYNSYCSNCARTFLIDANPLQSKAYEVLLKAHEAAISMLKPGKKLHAAYQAALSVVEKDAPELLPNLTKSAGTGMGLEFRESGLNINAKNERIIKENMVFNVSLGFQNLQNQTNNPKNQNFSMLLADTVIVGKEKSDVATHMSSKAVKDVAYSFNEDEEEEERPKPKPEANGADTFMSKTTLRSDNQESKEELRRQHQAELARQKNEETARRLAGGRSGAGDNRNAAKTSTDLVAYKSVNDLPPPRDSMIQVDQKNEAVLLPIYGSIVPFHVATIRTVSSQQDTNRNCYIRIIFNVPGTPFNPHDSNTSKFQGAIYLKEVAFRSKDSRHISEVVQQIKTLRRQVMARESERAERATLVTQEKLQLAGNRMKPIKLSDLWIRPAFGGRGRKIPGTLEAHVNGFRYSTTRQDERVDILFGNIKHAFFQPAEKEMITLLHFHLHNHIMVGNRKTKDVQFYVEVMDVVQTLGGGKRSAYDPDEIEEEQRERDRKNKINMDFQNFVNRVNDLWGQPQFGGLDLEFDQPLRELGFHGVPYKASAFIVPTSTCLVELIETPFLVVTLSEIEIVNLERVGLGQKNFDMTIVFKDFKRDVLRIDSIPSTSLDGIKEWLDTTDIKYYESRLNLNWRQILKTITDDPQSFIDDGGWEFLNLEVSDSDSEKSEESDQGYEPSDVQSESDSEDAPSDSESLVESEEDEDQDSEEDSEEEKGKTWEELEREASNADREKGDESDSEEERKRRKMKAFGKGRAGPSGGMPGRAGPSGGRPGRAGPSGGRPGRAGPSGGMPKRRKMR, encoded by the coding sequence ATGGGCGATCATCGAAGTGGAAATGGGCAAAGCATTAATGGAAAGGCTGCAGCGGCTGGACCTGCGTATAAGATTCAGTTGGAAAATTTTGCAAAGCGTTTGAAGACTCTTTATACTCACTGGAATGACCATAGGAATGACTTGTGGGGTTCTTCTGATGTTCTGGCAATAGCTGCACCTCCTAATTCAGAGGACCTTCGGTATCTCAAATCTTCAGCTTTAAACATGTGGTTGCTGGGTTACGAGTTCCCAGAGACTATAATGGTTTTCATGAAGAAGCAGATCCACTTTTTATGCAGCCAAAAGAAGGCAGATGTACTTCAACCTGTTGAAAGAACTGCTAAGGAAGCTGTGGGAGTCGAAGTGGTGATTCATGTGAAGGCAAGAAGTGATGATGGGACTGCTCTAATGGAGGCCATTTTCAGTGCCGTCCGCTCTCTTTCTAAGGAAGATGGTCAACAAGTACCTGTTGTCGGGTATATAGCAAGAGAGGCTCCGGAAGGTAAGCTTTTGGAGACATGGGCGGAAAAGCTTAAGGCTGCTGATTTTCAGCTTGGTGATGTGACCAATGGGTTGTCTGACTTGTTTGCTGTCAAGGATGATGCTGAGCTTTTAAATGTGAAAAAGGCAGCACATTTGACGGCTAACGTGTTGAAGAACTATGTGGTTCCGAAACTAGAGAATGTTATTGATGAGGAGAAGAAAGTGACTCATTCATCGTTGATGGATGAAACTGAGAAAACCATATTGGATCCATCTAGAGCTAAGGTAAAGCTGAAGGTGGATAGCATTGATATTTGCTATCCTCCTATTTTCCAGAGTGGAGGAGAGTTTGACCTGAGGCCCAGTGCAGCCAGCAACGACGAATTACTCTATTATGATTCTGCAAGCGTGATTATATGCGCGGTTGGATCTCGTTATAACAGTTACTGCTCTAATTGCGCAAGGACGTTCTTGATTGATGCCAATCCCTTGCAGAGTAAAGCATATGAAGTGCTTCTAAAGGCCCATGAAGCAGCAATTAGCATGTTGAAGCCCGGGAAAAAGCTCCATGCAGCCTATCAGGCAGCCTTGTCAGTAGTTGAGAAGGATGCTCCTGAACTACTACCAAACTTGACGAAGTCAGCTGGGACGGGAATGGGTCTTGAATTTCGGGAGTCAGGGTTGAATATTAATGCCAAAAACGAGAGAATTATTAAAGAAAACATGGTCTTTAATGTATCGCTTGGTTTCCAGAATTTGCAGAACCAGACAAACAACCCAAAGAACCAAAATTTCTCTATGCTGCTTGCGGATACAGTCAttgttggaaaagaaaaatcagatgttGCCACTCATATGAGCTCTAAAGCTGTGAAGGACGTGGCTTACTCATTcaatgaggatgaggaagaagaagaaaggccGAAACCCAAACCTGAGGCTAATGGTGCGGACACATTCATGTCCAAGACAACACTCAGGTCAGACAACCAGGAATCAAAGGAGGAGCTAAGAAGGCAGCACCAGGCAGAATTGGCTCgtcaaaaaaatgaggaaactgCACGGCGGCTTGCTGGTGGACGCTCTGGGGCTGGAGACAACAGAAATGCTGCCAAGACTTCGACAGACCTTGTTGCTTATAAAAGTGTTAATGATTTACCACCTCCTAGGGATTCCATGATTCAGGTTGACCAGAAGAATGAAGCCGTTCTTTTGCCTATATATGGGAGTATTGTCCCATTCCATGTTGCAACCATAAGGACAGTCTCAAGCCAGCAGGACACCAATCGCAATTGCTACATTCGGATTATTTTTAATGTCCCTGGAACTCCTTTCAATCCTCATGACAGCAACACGTCGAAATTCCAAGGTGCTATCTATTTGAAGGAGGTAGCTTTCCGTTCCAAGGACTCCAGGCACATAAGCGAAGTCGTGCAGCAAATAAAAACTCTTAGACGACAAGTTATGGCTAGAGAGTCCGAGAGAGCTGAAAGGGCAACTTTAGTTACTCAAGAGAAACTCCAACTTGCAGGGAACAGAATGAAGCCAATAAAGTTGTCTGACCTATGGATCCGTCCAGCTTTTGGAGGTCGTGGAAGAAAGATACCTGGTACACTTGAGGCTCATGTTAATGGTTTTCGGTATTCTACCACCAGGCAGGATGAACGTGTAGATATCTTGTTTGGAAATATTAAACATGCGTTTTTCCAGCCAGCAGAGAAGGAGATGATAACCCTTTTGCATTTTCACCTGCACAATCATATAATGGTTGGTAACCGGAAAACCAAGGATGTGCAGTTCTATGTTGAGGTGATGGATGTGgtccaaaccttaggtggtggGAAGAGATCTGCCTATGACCCTGATGAGATTGAAGAGGAGCAACGGGAGAGGGATAGGAAGAACAAGATTAACATGGATTTCCAGAACTTTGTGAACCGGGTAAATGATCTCTGGGGCCAGCCCCAGTTTGGTGGGCTGGACCTTGAATTTGATCAGCCTCTAAGGGAACTTGGCTTTCATGGGGTTCCCTACAAGGCTTCAGCTTTCATTGTTCCAACTTCAACCTGTCTGGTGGAACTGATAGAGACTCCTTTTCTTGTGGTGACACTGAGCGAGATTGAGATTGTGAACTTGGAGAGAGTTGGTCTTGGACAGAAGAACTTTGATATGACTATAGTTTTCAAGGACTTCAAGCGGGATGTACTTAGAATTGATTCCATCCCTTCTACATCTCTTGATGGAATCAAGGAATGGCTTGACACAACAGACATCAAGTACTATGAAAGCAGATTGAATCTGAACTGGCGACAGATATTGAAGACCATAACTGATGATCCACAGAGCTTCATAGATGATGGAGGCTGGgagtttttgaatttggaaGTCAGTGACTCAGATAGTGAAAAATCAGAGGAATCAGACCAAGGCTATGAACCATCTGATGTGCAGTCCGAATCTGATTCGGAAGATGCGCCTTCTGATAGTGAGTCGTTGGTGGAGTCTGAGGAGGATGAGGACCAAGATTCAGAAGAAGATTCAGAGGAAGAGAAGGGGAAGACATGGGAGGAGTTGGAGAGAGAAGCAAGCAATGCAGATAGAGAGAAAGGTGATGAATCTGACAGtgaggaggagagaaagaggaggaagatgaaggcTTTTGGGAAGGGTAGAGCTGGTCCTAGTGGTGGCATGCCAGGTAGAGCTGGTCCTAGTGGTGGCAGACCAGGTAGAGCTGGTCCTAGTGGTGGCAGGCCAGGTAGAGCTGGTCCTAGTGGTGGCATGCC